Part of the Candidatus Nealsonbacteria bacterium genome is shown below.
CCATATTGATTATTAAACCAAAAAGGCCTAAAGTTAAAATTCTTAAAGGCAGAGTAATTAATTTTAAGATCGGCTTGATAAAGAAATTAATCAGACCCAAAACAAGGCCGGCTAACAGCAAGGATTGCCAAAAGGNNNNNNNNNNNNNNNNNNNNNNNNNNNNNNNNNNNNNNNNNNNNNNNNNNNNNNNNNNNNNNNNNNNNNNNNNNNNNNNNNNNNNNNNNNNNNNNNNNNNNNNNNNNNNNNNNNNNNNNNNNNNNNNNNNNNNNNNNNNNNNNNNNNNNNNNNNNNNNNNNNNNNNNNNNNNNNNNNNNNNNNNNNNNNNNNNNNNNNNNNNNNNNATTCAAGGAAAAGCGCATAAAACTTTAACCGACGCTGTTTTAATTGATAACTTCCAAAATATCAGGGGAGACCTGGCAAGATTAAAGATCGCGTGTCAAATTGTTGAAACTCTTGATAATTTAGTTATTAGAGAAGAGAAAGATGATCAAATTTGGCAATTATTAGACGAGATTTTCCATAAATTAAATAATTGTTCATTCTTCACTGCCCATTGTTCATTGTTATATTATTATTTTTTTTGGAACCTTATTTCTATTTTAGGATACCAACCAGAGCTTTATCTTTGTTTAGTTTGTCAAAAAAGAATAATTCCGGAAAAAAATTATTTTGACTTTGAACAGGGAGGAACAATATGTAAAAATTGCGCTGATAATTTTTTGAAACAATCGCAGTCGCGAGGAGACGCAAAAATGACACAGGAAATTTCTTTGAATGTTATTAAAATTTTAAGAATTTTTCTAAACAAGGACTTACTTTTGATAAAAAAACTCAAAATTGAACGCAAAGACCGGGAATTGCTTACCAAAATCTCTCGTTATTCTTTTCTTCTTCTTTCCCGCGCCCTTTGATAGGGGTCAGATCCCGCTATGGAGCGGGTTATTGGAAAAAGTTAGAACTTTTTACCAACAAAATCCGGACGCTGACGCAAGCAGGCA
Proteins encoded:
- a CDS encoding phage holin family protein; the protein is FWQSLLLAGLVLGLINFFIKPILKLITLPLRILTLGLFGLIINMAIIWMIDVLFPELIIQGIIPLFWTTLIVWTINFLLGNNVPRKWSQN
- the recO gene encoding DNA repair protein RecO, with the protein product IQGKAHKTLTDAVLIDNFQNIRGDLARLKIACQIVETLDNLVIREEKDDQIWQLLDEIFHKLNNCSFFTAHCSLLYYYFFWNLISILGYQPELYLCLVCQKRIIPEKNYFDFEQGGTICKNCADNFLKQSQSRGDAKMTQEISLNVIKILRIFLNKDLLLIKKLKIERKDRELLTKISRYSFLLLSRAL